From the Oryza glaberrima chromosome 5, OglaRS2, whole genome shotgun sequence genome, one window contains:
- the LOC127773865 gene encoding nuclear pore complex protein NUP50B-like: MADEEHAPTSRKRVAGTQINKDNPEPDDDSTEQEMGTFKRASEEVMATRRIVKVRRQQPSSAPSNPFSAIRFTPSDTSAQATIPVSEPQPSDVITANAKDSSSEKADEGSNGSGKDALPVTEKSAGSSEVAETEKDGSDLKGSDEKAKSSDSIEPPSQPVETTDEAKDLGGGSVVAGEAKEDNSKASDIEDKTAKEGDAEEEDGANEAGAEDKISKGDDEKKDGDESETKDGSSEEQKDADNKGQSSSPTPLFSFKNLSSGQNAFTGLAGTGFSGSSFSFGSGSKESSSAPLFGLKTDGSSFPSFSIGASNNGSSSPALATSAEAPKKFAMPEGPVETGEENEKAIFTADSALYEYLDGGWKERGKGELKLNIPVSGGERSRLVMRTKGNYRLVLNASLYEDMSLKDMDKKGVTFACMNSIGDSQSGLATFALKFRDTSIREEFKAAVEMHKAKKASGTLKTPENSPKASDG; the protein is encoded by the coding sequence ATGGCAGACGAGGAGCATGCTCCAACGTCTAGGAAGAGGGTTGCAGGTACCCAAATCAACAAGGATAATCCTGAGCCTGATGATGACTCAACTGAGCAAGAGATGGGGACATTTAAGAGAGCTAGTGAGGAAGTGATGGCAACACGGAGAATTGTAAAGGTTCGACGCCAGCAGCCCTCATCAGCTCCTTCTAATCCTTTCTCTGCAATCAGATTTACCCCCAGTGATACCAGCGCCCAAGCAACTATCCCTGTCTCAGAGCCTCAACCTTCTGATGTCATTACAGCGAATGCAAAGGATAGTTCAAGTGAGAAAGCTGATGAGGGAAGCAATGGCAGTGGGAAAGATGCTTTACCTGTAACTGAAAAGAGTGCAGGTTCTAGTGAGGTAGCTGAGACAGAAAAGGATGGATCGGATCTGAAAGGATCAGATGAAAAAGCCAAGTCCAGTGACTCAATTGAACCACCTTCTCAACCTGTTGAGACCACTGACGAAGCAAAAGACTTGGGGGGCGGATCAGTGGTAGCTGGAGAGGCCAAGGAAGATAACAGCAAGGCATCTGATATCGAGGACAAAACAGCAAAAGAGGGAGATGCTGAAGAAGAGGATGGAGCAAATGAGGCTGGAGCTGAAGACAAAATTAGCAAGGGTGATGATGAGAAGAAAGATGGAGATGAATCAGAGACAAAGGATGGATCGTCTGAGGAGCAGAAGGATGCTGATAACAAGGGGCAGTCGTCATCACCAACACCCCTTTTCTCTTTCAAGAACCTGTCGAGTGGCCAAAATGCCTTCACAGGACTGGCTGGAACTGGATTTTCAGGCTCTTCATTTTCATTTGGATCAGGCTCTAAAGAAAGCTCGAGTGCTCCCCTGTTTGGGCTAAAGACTGATGGCTCATCATTCCCATCTTTTAGTATTGGTGCTTCAAATAATGGGAGTTCCTCCCCTGCGCTTGCGACTTCGGCAGAAGCTCCCAAGAAATTTGCTATGCCAGAGGGCCCAGTTGAAACTGGTGAAGAGAATGAGAAGGCCATATTCACAGCCGACTCAGCATTGTATGAATACTTGGATGGGGGTTggaaagaaagaggaaaggGGGAACTAAAGTTGAACATCCCAGTATCTGGTGGCGAGAGGTCTCGTCTCGTCATGAGAACCAAGGGCAATTACAGGCTAGTTCTTAACGCAAGCCTTTACGAGGACATGTCGCTGAAGGACATGGACAAGAAGGGCGTGACGTTTGCCTGTATGAACAGCATCGGCGACTCGCAGAGCGGGCTTGCCACATTTGCTCTGAAGTTCAGGGATACCAGCATCAGGGAGGAGTTCAAAGCTGCGGTGGAGATGCACAAGGCGAAAAAGGCGTCCGGCACACTCAAGACACCCGAGAACTCCCCGAAGGCATCAGATGGTTGA